ATATACATAGATTGGCTTGTTATCTCCTATTATCATGATTTCTTCGAGTTCATCATCATTTAGAAGTGGGTCTATTTTTCCGTATTGATTTATGTCTGATATTAGTTTTTGTATTATTTTGGTATTTTTTGTGTTTTCTTGGATTTTTTGTTTTAGTGTGGTTTGTGTATTGTCTGTGATGTTTTGTTGTATTATTTTTTGTTTGATTTGTTGGTATTGTTGTATTTCATTTTCTGTTAGTTTTTCTATTTTTTGGGTTTTATATTGTGGTATTTGTTTCATAATGTGTTTTTTTATAATATATTATTTATTACTTTAAATTATAAAAGTATTACTTTTTATTTTGTTATATAACTATCTAAAAACAAATATAAAAAACATGAAATGCCAATGTGATGAAAACTGTATAGAAAATTTAGATGAACTACTAAAAACAATAGATGAAAAATACACACCATGTAAAGAATGTAGCAAGAAAACATTTAAAAAAGCAATGCCACTACGAAAACAGATAAAACTTGAAAAATTAACCACACAATATGAAAGATGTCCAACATGTAACAAAAGACACATTGATGTTGTAATGGCACATGTTCTTAAAATAATGATAGAAAATGAACAAATCATAAAAACAGCATCAATAAGAAAAGCAGCAATGCCACTAATAACACCAGCAATAGAACTAACACAACCACCATATTTACCAGAGAGAAGTCTTGTAATAATAACACCACAAATAGATCTAAAAACTTCACAACAAATATATGAACAAGTTCCTGAAATAAAAGCAGTTATAAAAGGAGATATAAATCAAACACTTGGAATAAAAGATGAAAATACACAAAAACACAACTACCAACTAATGAGTGGCTGTCCAATACGCTGTGACATACAAAAAACAGATAAAGGATATATTCCAATTTATAAAGATCAAAGTAAACTACACATAGAATATGCAAAATCAAACAACGAAAAAATAGAACAAATATCACAAATACTCACAAATTATGAAAATCCAAAGATAATAGATGCAATGTGTGGACCTGGAACACTTGGAATATATGCACTAAAAAATAATGCACAAAAAGTACTATTTAATGACATAAACTCAGATTCAACAAATACAACACAGATAAATCTTAAAATAAATAACATCACAGATAACTATGAAATTATGAATGAAAACATATTAGATCTTCCAAATTTAGTTGATGAAAAATATGACATTGGCTTTATTGATGCATTTCCAGGAATTGATGTTGATAAATATGTAAATTGTCTTAAAAAAATATGTAATGAAGTTATAATAATCTAGATAACTCCAAGATATGTTAAAATAGATGGAATAATTAGTACTCCCATCAGTAAACTTTTATTTAAACCAAGCACATTTACCATAATTCCAAGTGCAATACTAACAACATAACAAATACCAACATACCATACACATCCACCCACATAAAAAGTATAACAAAATATGAAAAAAGTAATACCAACAATAAGTATCAAGTTAAGCTTCCTAAAATTAACACGATTCATGTGTGAAATAATATAATCACCAATAATAATTGACATCATACAACAAACACTAACAACCACAAGACTAATAAAAATAAAAAATACAATATGGGCTAATGTAATATCAGATATTAAATTTGAAACATAAACACTAATAGCACTACGAGGATTACTAATAAGATAAATTGCAATTAAAGAAAACAAAGTATCAGAAATATTAATACCACTATTTGTAATAAGAAAATCCTCAGATGTAACATGCTTATTTAATGTTAAACCTTGAGCAATCATCGTACCTTGTGCAGGTCCAAGTCCTGGAAGAAGACCAAGAATACAACCTGAAATACTACCTGCAAAAACAGATCTTTTAAAATTATTATCTACATTAACACTATGAACCTCTTTTTGAGGTGGAATAATGTTATTTGAATTAAAATTATAAATCAAATTACTAACACTAAAAAGACCTGAAAGCATACATAATAGACTAATATTACTACTAACGTTACCTGTTAGCATAATACAGCCAAGAATACCAGATATTAGAAATACTAAAATTGACAAAAGCTTGATATTATAATTACCACGCGTTTTAATAAAAATAATACACATGATAAAAATAAGAAGATATCCAATATAATCCTTTAATAAATCATATATCATTGGTAGAATTATAAATAAAAATGGCATTATTATAATAAGAAGTACTATTGAAAGATATCCACCAAAACTAACAAGTCTTATAACCTCATATGCTCGTCCTTCAAAAAGAAGCTTATGTGCAGGTTGAATTGACATAACGGTATCTTCTGATGGAATTGCTACTGTTATTGATGGTATAAATTCAAACATAGCATGAGTAATTGCAATTGATATAAGAAAACTTGCAATTGTCAATGCTGAAATATAATTTAAAAGTAGTGTTGATGCTGAAAATATTACAATACCTACTGTATTAACATGTAATGAGGGAATCATTCCTGTTATTATTCCAGCAAGTATTCCTAGAATTATTGCTATAAATATATTAATCATAATAAAATAATAATACTAATTTTATAAAAAGTAATACTTATGTTTTTTGTGTAAATTATTTAAAATAAGAAAGTTCTAAAAAAAATAGTAGTTTTTTCAATATAAAAAAAAGAAGATAATATGTAAATAAACTTACATTAATCTTCTTACATCTGTAACTTCAACACTTTGAATATCATCAATGTTTGCTAAAGCTTCTTCTACAGGTTCTGTTCCACCTTCACCATCGTCAACAACAATAGTTACATTAAGTGCAACAAGTCCAAATCCAATAGGTTCTTCTTCAATTCTTTCAAGAACATCACTATCAACTGTATCTTGGATTGTTTGTTTTAATGCTTCTAAGTCTACTTCAGGACTTTCAGGCATAACTTTTAATATAGCTGCTACATCAGACATTATAGATTTCCTCCCTTTTAATTTTATATTTTTTTTTAAAGTTTTTAATTTAATAGACGAACTTATGGTCCTTTAAATCCACATTCACATTCGTATTCGTGACCAAAAGTTCTGCATTTAGGACATCTGTATATTACAGAATCACATTCTGGGCAGTGGAATTTAACGTATTCATCTATTGGTGAAATTTCTTGTTTACATGATGTACAAATCATTTCTTCTACCATTTTAGTTTTCCTCCTATATGTGTATAAAATTCATTTTCTGAAAATTGATTGTTTAAAAATCGAAAAATCCTATCTGGATATTTTCCATTTAATATAAAACAGTCTACTTGATAATCAAGTAGTAATCGTGGTAAACATTTATCTACACAAGTTTCATCAAAAAATAATAGTTCATTTGGACTTATATCTTGGATAAGCCTTTTGTTTTTTGAGTAAATGTTACCATTATATATACCATTTATATTTGTTAATATTAATAATTTCGCATTTAACTTATGTGCAATCCAACATGCAATAGAATCACTAGTCACATCCCAACTATGAGCAAGTGGATCTAATTTCTTTAGTAATTCATATGATAAAATAAGTGGAATTTTACCATTTTTATGTACTTCATCTATTTCATCAAAACTCCTAACTGCTATAATATCATCACACATATCACATATCTGACTTCCTATTATATCCATACACATTATAGCATTCCAGTGATTAGTATCATCTGTGAAGTTATATTTATTGTTATATTCACGGAGTTTATTTGCAAGTTCTCCTCCACCATTAATGAGGATAATCTTTTCATCTGATTTTCTAAATACCTCATATAAGTCCATTATATATTCAGGGTAAAGACTTCCTCCAACTTTAATGACATAAACCATTTTATAATCACTTTATAGTAGTTTTAAATGTCCAGTCATTGCATCTATTTCTTTATCAGAAGCTGGACCTATTCCTATACATGTTCTTGTTGATGGTTCTATTTGTGTGTGTCCTGCATCTGTTATTAGAGTACATGGTAGTGATGTTGTATTTTTTATTTCATGGAAAAGTTTTAGAAGTTCTTTTTCTGATCCTACTTTAAGTACTACTTTTTTTTGTCCTTCATGTTCCCATTTTCTTTTATCATAACGGTCTGCTTTTTTATATGCATTTAATGATGCATGACATGCTTGTGCTGCTATTTTTCCTTTTCCCATCTTAAGGTCTGTTCTCATTACTATTGCTTGTTTCATTATTATCTATTTCCTTGTAATTTATTTTTTTTAATAAAATCCATTTTCTGGTCTTAATCTTTCACCAATACGCATTGTATCAACACTATAAAGTTCCATTCCTGGTATTATTACACGTACAACAGGAATTTTAATATCACGTGTTAAATCAACATAGTATGCATCATTTACATCTGATTTTTCAAGTTGTTTCATTGTAAATTCTATATTTTCACGGAATGTATCATGTGACATGTTTGGCATATCTT
This window of the Methanosphaera cuniculi genome carries:
- a CDS encoding 50S ribosomal protein L11 methyltransferase, whose product is MKCQCDENCIENLDELLKTIDEKYTPCKECSKKTFKKAMPLRKQIKLEKLTTQYERCPTCNKRHIDVVMAHVLKIMIENEQIIKTASIRKAAMPLITPAIELTQPPYLPERSLVIITPQIDLKTSQQIYEQVPEIKAVIKGDINQTLGIKDENTQKHNYQLMSGCPIRCDIQKTDKGYIPIYKDQSKLHIEYAKSNNEKIEQISQILTNYENPKIIDAMCGPGTLGIYALKNNAQKVLFNDINSDSTNTTQINLKINNITDNYEIMNENILDLPNLVDEKYDIGFIDAFPGIDVDKYVNCLKKICNEVIII
- a CDS encoding tripartite tricarboxylate transporter permease produces the protein MINIFIAIILGILAGIITGMIPSLHVNTVGIVIFSASTLLLNYISALTIASFLISIAITHAMFEFIPSITVAIPSEDTVMSIQPAHKLLFEGRAYEVIRLVSFGGYLSIVLLIIIMPFLFIILPMIYDLLKDYIGYLLIFIMCIIFIKTRGNYNIKLLSILVFLISGILGCIMLTGNVSSNISLLCMLSGLFSVSNLIYNFNSNNIIPPQKEVHSVNVDNNFKRSVFAGSISGCILGLLPGLGPAQGTMIAQGLTLNKHVTSEDFLITNSGINISDTLFSLIAIYLISNPRSAISVYVSNLISDITLAHIVFFIFISLVVVSVCCMMSIIIGDYIISHMNRVNFRKLNLILIVGITFFIFCYTFYVGGCVWYVGICYVVSIALGIMVNVLGLNKSLLMGVLIIPSILTYLGVI
- a CDS encoding elongation factor 1-beta, which codes for MSDVAAILKVMPESPEVDLEALKQTIQDTVDSDVLERIEEEPIGFGLVALNVTIVVDDGEGGTEPVEEALANIDDIQSVEVTDVRRLM
- a CDS encoding zinc finger domain-containing protein; the protein is MVEEMICTSCKQEISPIDEYVKFHCPECDSVIYRCPKCRTFGHEYECECGFKGP
- a CDS encoding amino acid kinase family protein, which translates into the protein MVYVIKVGGSLYPEYIMDLYEVFRKSDEKIILINGGGELANKLREYNNKYNFTDDTNHWNAIMCMDIIGSQICDMCDDIIAVRSFDEIDEVHKNGKIPLILSYELLKKLDPLAHSWDVTSDSIACWIAHKLNAKLLILTNINGIYNGNIYSKNKRLIQDISPNELLFFDETCVDKCLPRLLLDYQVDCFILNGKYPDRIFRFLNNQFSENEFYTHIGGKLKW
- the pth2 gene encoding peptidyl-tRNA hydrolase Pth2, with the protein product MKQAIVMRTDLKMGKGKIAAQACHASLNAYKKADRYDKRKWEHEGQKKVVLKVGSEKELLKLFHEIKNTTSLPCTLITDAGHTQIEPSTRTCIGIGPASDKEIDAMTGHLKLL